Below is a window of Paremcibacter congregatus DNA.
ATCATTCCTCCCCGGTCTAACGGTTCCCCGGTGTGTTTTTCAATCCAGTCATCCAGCAGGGCATTACCGGGGCCGGTGTCAAACGCCAGCATGCTGGCGGCGTCTTTGGATCCGATCCAGGTGACATTGCCGACACCACCGATGTTTATCAACGCCACAGGATAGGAGACGCCCCCGGCCTGTGTGATCAGGGCATGATGGTAGATCGGGACCAGAGGCGCCCCTTCCCCGCCATTTTGCATATCCCGCGTACGGAAATCATTGACGACCGGAATACCGGTCAGATCGGCGAGCAACTGCCCGTTACCGATTTGCAGGGTCCAGCGTTCTTCCGGGCGGTGCAGCAGCGTTTGCCCGTGAAAACCGATGACATCTATTTGATCCGGGGCGTGACCATTTTGTTGCAAAAGCGCGGCGACTGCTTGTCCATGGACGTTGGTTAACCGGTCGGCGATATCTGCAAACTGATCCGTACCTTGCGCCGCGCCGTCAAGGTACGCTGCCTGCTTCATGGCGGCAGAGATGTCGGTGCGTAAGACGCTATCATAAGGAATATGGACCGGTTGACCCGCAGATTGCGTCATGGCGCCATTGCTTTTAATTAGGGCACAATCGACACCGTCCATGGAGGTGCCGCTCATCAAGCCGATGGCCAAAAACCGATCTTTCGACATATTCATGCAAGAATCCATTTTGTAAAATGCCAGGATATGCTACATCATGCGCCTGATAACGTCATGATGTATTTAGCGGAACAGAATAAAAATGACCAATGAGATAGATAACTTTACACCACAGACCGATTTTCTCAAAAGCATGAAAGATCGCGGATATGTTCACCAATGCACCGATTTGACGGCATTGGACAAGAAACTATCGTCTCAGGTGGTACCAGCCTATATCGGCTTTGACTGTACGGCAACCAGCCTGCATGTGGGGTCATTGGTTCAGATCATGATGTTGCGTCATTTGCAGAAGTGCGGTCATAAACCGATCGTCCTGATGGGCGGCGGGACAACCCGCATTGGAGACCCGACCGGACGCGATGAATCCCGCAAGATGCTGACCGATGATGACATCAACGCCAATATGGCCGGTATTCGCAAGGTGTTTGAAAAATACCTGACCTTTGGTGATGGACCGACAGATGCGGTGATGGTCAATAACGCCGATTGGCTTGACAAGCTGAATTACATTGAATTTCTGCGCGACATGGGCGTACATTTCACCATCAACCGTATGCTGACCTTTGACAGTGTCAAACTGCGGCTGGAACGGGAACAACCTATGACCTTCCTGGAATTCAATTACATGATCCTCCAGGCTTATGACTACCTCGAGCTCAGTCGGTTGAATGGCTGCGCGCTGCAGATGGGCGGATCGGACCAATGGGGCAATATCATCAACGGCGTGGAACTTAATCGTCGTGTTGATCAGCGGGAAGTATACGGTCTGACGACACCGTTGGTTACCCTTGCCAGCGGTCAGAAAATGGGCAAAAGCATGAGCGGCGCTGTATGGTTGAATGACGACATGCTGTCATCTTATGATTTCTGGCAATTCTGGCGCAATACCGCCGATGCGGATGTGGGAAAATTCCTGCGCCTGTTTACCGAACTTCCTTTAGATGAAATCTCGCGCCTCGAAAACCTTGAAGGCGCCGGTATTAATGACGCCAAGAAGATATTGGCCAATGAAGCGACCACCTTGTGCCATGGTGAAGAAGCCGCACGTGCCGCAGAAGAAACCGCCCGACAGGCGTTTGAACAAAAATCCCTGTCAGCTGATCTACCGACCATAACGGTTGCCAAGGCCGATCTGGAAGCCGGTATGGCGGTGAGCGATCTTTATGTTCTGGGCGGGCTTAGCAAATCCAAAGGAGAAGCTCGCAGACTGATCAAACAGGGCGGCGCGAAGCTCAATGATGAAAAAATTTCAGACGGCGAGGCTCTGCTGACCCTCGCGGATCAGAACGCAGAAGGCACCTTGAAACTCTCTGCCGGGAAAAAGAAACATATCCTGATCAGGCCTGAGTAATTACTTTGGATCAGTTGGCGGGGTATTGGGGATGACCTTTTCCAGTTCCTCTGCCTTTTCTCTCATGGTTTTATCCTTCGAACCGCCGATGGCGCTGAAAATCGTACGCAAAATGCCTGGCGCCAGAGCGGCGAGAGGGTTTATTTTGATTTCCGGCTTATCCAAGGATCCCTTGATGGCATAGGTTGCGGCGAAAATGCCCTGGCCTTTACCGCCGGTCAGGATCGTACCAATCAGAGGAATGTTGCCGAGAAGGGAATTAATGCCATAAGCGGGAATGATGGTGCCCTTGATGCTGAGTTCATCATATGACTGGTCGACAGCCCCCTCTATGGTCATGCCCAGCATTGGCCCACTGGCGCGGCCTTTGCTAATTTCCATTACCCCGTTGTATTGGCGAAATTCCATGTCGAAATTACTGAAGGTCAACCCGCTTTTTTTCAATTCTTCCTGGGCTTTCTGAAATTTCTTTTCTTCCAGAAGTTTTGAGAATTCAGGCGATTCAATTACCTTGAAATCTTTGACCTTGGCATGGCCACCAAGGGATACCCCATGTTCGTGATTAACCATATCTGCAGTGAGAAGCATATCCCCGCCAACACCGATGTTAAACAGGCCCAGCCCTCTTAATGCTTCGCCGGCGTCGGTGCTGGCAAAAGTCAGTTCACGGTTTTCTTCCTTTGGGGCAATGGTAATGGAAAGTTTCTTTTGCGTTCCTTGCGTGCCGGACAGGGTCACATGGGTAAAATCCTGTGTCCTGTATTGTGCCGTCAAGGCAACGTCTTTCAAGGTGACATCATTTTTGGCCTGAACATTATCTATCGCCGCCGTCAGGTTAAAGTCGGGCAAAACAATCTGTTCCGCACCAGTGCGCGGGGCTGTGATAATTTCAATGAGGGGGATGGCGTCGAGTGCGGCCCCGGATAATTTTGAATCGTAAAATTTTTCTGCTGCATCCCAGGACATGGTCAAGGCGAAATCAGTCTTTTCCATGGTCAGGCGGGCGATGTCAAAGCGGGTGATCCAGCCTTCCACCACATCCAGCCCCAATTCGGCCTGAAGCCCGGGCGATTGCAGAGAAACATTGGACAGTGTAATATCATCTAGGCCGTTGAATGTCAGATCAAACGAGGCCGAGCCTGCCTCTCCCACATTCTTATCCCAACCCAATGGCACGAATATGCTTCGGCTGTTGGTCAGGTTAAATGTCCCTTGTCCCTTTTGCATGGCGCCGCCCTTGCCGAACAGAGCCATTTCAACGGTGACAGGGCCTTCTATATAAGGGTCAAAAGGCAGGTGCAGTTGTTCCCACTGCGCCCCCTCGACTATCCCCGCAAGGGCGTATTGGGAAGGATATTCAGCCTGTTTGTCAAAGTTTTCCTGCCAGGTGGCCGTAAAATCAATATCATTTAGCCTTATGGCGCCGACTGATGTGAGTGTGTCGCCGTCCACATGCAGGTCCATGACACCATCAGATAAACGCAAATTATCCGTAAGCCTTGGGATGGAAAGCTCAGTCACCTCCGCCCTGACATCAAATTTGACATCTGTTAATTTTATTTTCCGGATCAGCGGGAATTCAAGTTTTACCGTGGCCTTGGAGGCCCCCTTAATGCTGCCTGGTTTAATGCCATAGCGGGATGGATAACCGAGCGGTTTATAGTCTATCACCCTCAACACTTCTTCCAGAGGTCCGTCCATATGGACAGTAATATAGGCAGTACCTTGGCCTTTTTTATGAATTTCTGTAAATAAAAGGTCGGCTTTCGTCACCTTCAGATCGTCAATTTTACCATCCTCTGCCGTAAGACTGAACTCATGCAGGTTGAGTTTGGCTTGCCCTGACATATTCGTCAGGACCGGCATGGGCCGGAGATAATGGGCGGTGATGTTCTGGAAATCAAAAGCAAAGGTGACAGCATTGGGCGGCAACTCTTTCTCTGCCCACATTTCCGGCGTGATATAGGCCTCCAGTTGTCCGGTGGGAACAATGCCGGCGTCAACATTTTGAGAAATCCAGAGGTATGCCCCCTTGCCGATTTCACCTGGCCAATAAGACTTTAAATCCATAAAAGGCAGATCGGCGATGTCAGCTTTAATCGCCACCCCGGGCGTGTCCAAACTGCCATACAGCAACCCGCTTCCCTGAATATGAGTTTCGCCCAGGTTCAATTGGAATTCCTCGAGAACGATCGAGCTTTCACTTTTCTGGATGTACCCCTTCAAGGCAGCCGATGATATAGGCAGCGGTTTTTCATACAGATTATTGGGGTTGATATGTCCCTGCCCCAGAGCCAGATGAAACGCCATAACCGGAATGGAAAAATTCTCATCGACCGAGAATTGAAGTGTGCCGTTCGCTGGTATATTCAAATCACTTAAACCGGAAAGGGCTTCGACCTCCCCGGCAAGGGCCGATGGTCGCAGGCCTGAAAAATCAATGGTTGTAACCGCCCGTTTCTGATTATTATTATAGATAAGAGACATATCCAAGGGCATAAGATTATCTTCGCCCAAGGCAATATCACCAAACAAATTGATCATAAATCCTTGATCAGTCCGCCGTAACCCAAGATCCGCCGATGGAATTTGCCATATCTTTCCTGACAGTTGATCCTTGAGGTTAATCGTAGTATCGAGCAGGCTCACCTGCTTCAAATACCCTGTAACATCAGACGGGTTTGGCGATATCAGTAACCGTTGTGCCGTTTTTACCACGATATTATTGCTTTTCTGCAATCGCCGCAGCGTCTCTTCCAGCTTTTCCATGAACGGCCGATTATCTGTCTTTTGCCAAATTTTCGGATCAAGATCATATTCAATGGTTAGTCCGGAAAATTCTAAATCCGTAGGCGCCATCAACCCGCGAACCATGGCAAGACCGCTAAACCGGGCCGCGGCTTCCGGGATGTTCAGGGTAAAGTTGGTTTTTTTGTCACGGATCTCGACTTCATAGAAGATGATCTGAAGGCCGCTTGTCCGGCTTGGGTTGGCGGCTTCTTCCGTGCGCCAGATTAACACGGCGTCACGAAAGTCGAATGTGGTCTCTCCCTGTTGAGATGCCAAAGCCGTGCGTAAATGCACGCCCACCCAATCCAGCGCAATTGGACCTATGCTCAACCGCCAGGCCAGAAGAAAAATTGTCAGGGCCAGAATCGCAAGAAAACCAAGTAGAATTTTTAATGGTAAAGCGTATCGTTTCAAACTGTTATTCTCTATAATTGCTTCGCGGTAGAGTCACGTCGCCTGCGTATAAGTTCGCCAAACCCCTGTCAATTTTATAAAACTCGTTTTATAAAGCAAAAGTTAGGCCTAATTAAGGTGCAAAATTTTTATGATACACTCATCCCTGTCTGTCACATCTCCATCGGGGCAGTTTTTCCCAAAAGCCGGCAATCCTTCTTTGGGTACCCAACGGCTTGCAGACTTTTTACAAGTCTGTTCGGACCAACAGGTAACAGATATCAAAGCATTAATTAATAAAAATCAACAAAATCATGATCTTTTATGCGCCATCTTTGCCAACAGCCCCTATCTGTCCCGGCTATTATCGAAAGATCCGGCATTTGCCGCCCGCCTGCTTGCGACAGAATCGGCTGACTTGTTTCAGAACATCCTGACGGAACTTGAACAGAAGGTGCCGCAAATAACGGATACGGCGCTGGTCAGTAAAACCCTGCGTCAGGCCAAAGCCAAAGTGGCGCTGATCACTTCTTTCACCGATATGGCGGGGGTATGGTCTTTGAATCAGGTTACCCGCGCCCTGACGGAATTTGCTGAATTGTCTGTAAAACTGGCGGTCAGTCATTTATTGCGGGTCGAAATGGTAAAAGGCAACCTTGCCCTGCCGCCTCACTTACAGGATATCCCGACAGATAAACTTCTGGCCAGTCCGGATCTCGCCCGGGATACCGGTTATGTGGTTCTTGCCATGGGGAAAATGGGTGGGTTTGAACTGAATTATTCCAGTGATATTGACCTGATCGTCCTTTTTGATAACGATATTGTCGACTATACCGGGCGTAAAACGGCGCAAGATCTGTTTATTCGACTGACCCGAAACCTGATGAAAATGATCCAGGAACGCACCGCCGACGGGTATGTTTTTCGCACCGATTTACGTCTGCGCCCAGACCCGGGCGCGACCGCAATTGCCTTGTCCATGGAAGGCGCCGAGATTTATTATCAATCAATGGGGTTGAACTGGGAACGGGCGGCAATGATCAAGGCTCGCCCCGTGGCCGGCGACCTGGCGGCGGGCGACGCGTTTCTTGACCGGATCAAAAGCTTTGTATGGCGGCGGCATCTGGATTATGTGGCGTTGGAAGATATTTATGCCATTAAGAAGCTTATTCACCAGCATCATGGGCATAAACAGATTGGTTTTGCAGGTCAGGATGTCAAACTGGGTCACGGCGGCATACGTGAAATTGAATTTTACGCCCAGATTTTTCAGTTGATTGCTGGGGGCCGCGAACCGGAACTGCGAATTCCGGCAACCTGTGATGCCTTGAACGCCCTGGTGAAAAACAACAAAATATCGCCCGAAGACAATGAAAAACTGCAGAGCGCCTATGTCTATTATCGCACGCTGGAACATCGCCTGCAGATGATCAACGACGACCAGACCCACTCCCTGCCCGAAACCCCGGAAGAACTGGACCGTGTCACACGTTTTATGGGCTATGATGACCAGAAAACCTTTGCCGATGATCTCCAGCAGCATCTGCATACGGTTCATGACCTGTTCACCGATCTGTTGAAAGAATCACATCAGGAGGAAGATCAGCCAGATGAACTTTTGGCTTTTCCGCCGGATATATATAATAAAACGACAATCGAGGTGATCAAAAAAGCCGGATTTGATGAACCTCAACCGATTTATGATATCATGCAGAAATGGCTGTTGGGCCGTTACCGGTCCTGCAGGACAGAACGGGCACGGGGATTACTGCACACCCTGATCCCTGACATCCTTTTCCATTTTGGCAAACAGACCAACAGGGATGTGAGTTTTCGCAAATTTGACGAATTTATTTCCCGTCTCCCCTCCGGGGTGCAGTTGTTTTCCTTTATCAAGGCTCAGCCCTGGTTGCTGGAATTGCTGGCCGAGATTATCGGGATGGCACCCTATCTTTCTGACCAGCTCGCCAAGCGGCCATTGCTGCTTGACGCCGTTCTTAATCAGGGGTTCTTCAATGAAAATCATGCGGCGGCAGACCTGATCAATCACCTTGAGGGGCAATTGGTGATTGCCAAGGATTTTCAGGATACGTTGGATATTACCCGTAAATGGGCCAATGAGCAGAAGTTTCAATGCGGCGTTCAGATCTTGCGTAACAATATTACTGCGCAACAAGCCGGCCATATCCTGTCACGGGTGGCTGATGTAATCCTTCGGGTTATGTTTGAAAGGGTGCGTGAAGAATTTACACGCAAACATGGGCAGCTCAAGCAGGTAAGTTTCGCGATCCTGGCTTTGGGTAAGCTTGGCGGTCGGGAATTAACCACCACTTCGGACCTTGATCTGGTGTTCATTTATGACTCTCCCGTGGGCAACCATATGTCCGACGGTTCGAAACCCTTGTCGGTCAATCATTATTTTGCACGCCTCAGTCAGCAGTTTATTAATGCATTAACCGCCATGACCGGAGAAGGCCGGCTGTACGAGGTGGATATGCGGTTGCGTCCTTCAGGCAATGCCGGCCCGATTGCTGTATCTCTGGAAGGTTTCGAGGAATATCAGACCAGCCAGGCCTGGACCTGGGAACATTTGGCGCTCACCCGCGGACGGGTGATCATTGGCGGTCAGGGACTAAAAGACAAGATCAATCATATCATCGCCAATGTGCTGGCCAGTGACAGCCGTTCGCCGGATGATACTCTGCTGCATACCGCCGATATGCGTGAAAAATTACGGGCAGAATTTGGAACATCAAATGTCTGGTCGGTGAAACATACGCGCGGCGGCCTTGTCGATATTGAATTTATTTGTCAGTATCTGATCCTGCGGCACGGCCATGCCTGCCCTGATCTGATCACACCAAATACTTTGGATCAGATTGATCGTCTGCAACGTCACGGGTTCATACACCAGAAGGAGGCGGTAATCTTGCAGGAAGCCTGTGCATTCATGCAAAATCTTCAGGTGATCTTGCGACTCTGTCTTGGCAACGCCACCAAACCCGCAACAATGCCGCAGGGATTGATCGATATGCTGTGCGACCGGTTTGGTCTGTCCACGATTGACGACCTTGAAAACACGGTGCGCCAGATGCAGGTTGATGTTTCAAGGATATTTAAGGAACTGATTGAAGTCCCTGCAAAAAAAATTATAGTAGCGCAAAAAGAAACAACTGCTTCTGAAGGAAAATAACATGCTTGAAACTGGCCAGCCTGCCCCCGACTTTTCCCTGCCCATCGAAACAGGTGAAACCCTGTCACTGAACGATTTCAAAGGCCGGAAACTGGTGCTGTATTTCTATCCCAAAGACAGTACACCGGGCTGTACAACAGAAGCCAAGGATTTTACCGCGCTCAAACAGGAATTCACCGATGCAAATGCTGTTGTGATTGGTGCGTCGAAGGATAGTCTTAAACGTCATCAGAATTTCATCAACAAGCAGGATTTGTCCATTAGTCTGATTTCGGATGAAGAAGGTGTGTTGTGTGAATCCTATGGCGTCTGGATATTGAAAAAACTCTATGGCCGTGAGTATATGGGCATCGAGCGGGCAACCTTTCTCATTGATGAAAAAGGAACGATCCGGAACATCTGGCATAAGGTTAAAGTCAAGGGTCATGCCGCCGCAGTTCTTGAGGCCGTGAAAGCCCTGTAAATGCCTGATCTGGATAATCTAGGCGCGGCAGCCATACAGGTTCTAAGCTGTGCAGACCCACGGCAGAAGGCTGCGTTCAGCCGTCGTTCCGCACAGGCCTGGCGAGAGGGAAAACTGGCGCAGATCTTCCCTTACCTGCCTTCTGTTTCCCCCGCACGACCAGATTATCCCCGGCTTCTCAAACCACAAGATATGCCTAAACGCCGAAGTGGAAGCAACCTTGGCGCCTTGTTGCACGCCGTCACCCATATTGAATTCAATGCCATTGACCTTGCCTGGGATATGGTCGCGCGCTTCGGAGCGGATATGCCCCGGGCATTTTGTGATGATTGGGTATCCGTCGGGGATGACGAGGCCCGGCACTTCACGATGATGCAGGATCGTCTGCAGGCCTATGACATGACCTATGGCGATTTGCCGGCCCATGACGGATTGTGGCAATCTGCCCTGGATACCCGTCATGACCTGAAAGCCCGCCTTGCCATTGTTCCCCTGGTTCTGGAAGCCCGCGGTCTTGATGTTACCCCTATGATGATCAAGCGTTTTGAAAAAGCAGCGGATGAAAAGAGTGCAGAAGCGCTAACCACCATCTACATAGAAGAAGTCAGTCATGTGGCGGCTGGAAAAAAGTGGTTCAGTTACCTCTGCGACCGGGATAATTGTCCACCTGTGGAAACCTATCACCATCTGGTCAGACGGTACTTTAAAGGATATGTCAAACCACCCTTCAATGAGGACGCCCGCGCCCGCGCCGGGCTTACAGCGGAGTTTTATAAACCTCTTGCCCCTGAAGGGTCATGAGAATGATTAACCAGATAACCCTCTGAAGTGTAAGCGATCTTGCAAGATTTTACGGCAAACATATGTTTTTACAGGAAAATTATTGCAATTATTTACGGTTTGGTATCAAATGCACGCTATAAAAAGAGTATGGAATAAGTAAACCGAGTTTTTAGGATTGAGACAGGGCGAGGATAAATTTGAATTTTTTTCATAAAATCAAAGCATTAGCTGCACGACTATTCCCGGAAAGACAGTTGTATTTCCGCACCAATGGTGTTGTGCGCTTTATCTCTATTTCCCATAATACACAAATTTTTGCCGCCAGCATGGTTTTTGCTTTGTTGATATGGTCTCTCCTCACGTCTTACAGCTACCTCAACCGGGCAGAAATTCTCGCGGCCAAAGACATGGAACTGGCCAAGACGGAACAAAGGTATAATGACGCCAATCAACAGTTCCAGGCGTTGAAACAAGACATACAGTCTTCGACCAAGGCTCTGGAGCAAAGACAGATTTATTTGCAGCAGTTGCTTGATGCCGACAGCAGCCTGTCTTCTGAAATCGAAGCTGCAACGCAAGAAAAAGACGCCGGGGGTAAAGGCGATGAACCGGGCAGAAAAAAAACCATCCCCCATGAAATAAGTTTTCATACTGGCGGTTCGACAGCTATTTATGATGAACATCAAAAGCAGCTAGATAATTTTAAGTTTAGTCTTAATCGCATAGAGACCCAGCAGCAGGCTTTGGCCGAACGCATGGTTGGCCGTATTTCTCAGAAAATTGCCTATGTTGAAAAGACCTTGAAACAGTCTGGGCTTGCCCCCAGCAAGCTGATGCAACTGGCGGAAAACAGACCTTCATCCATGATGGCCATGGGGGGGCCGTTTATATTATATTCGGAACAGGTCAATTTTGATTTTTCGACCGACGAACCCTTTGCAAAGCTTTACGCCCATCATAATCATCTGATCGACCTGGAAAGTGTCATTCAGCATATCCCCATCGGCATGCCGACAAAAAAATATTACATTTCCAGTAATTTCGGGGTGCGCAAAGATCCTTTCAAAAAAACATGGGCCCGCCACAGCGGTGTCGACATGGCCGGCTGGTGGAAAAATCCGATTTATGCATCTGCTAACGGACGGGTAACAAAGGCGGGTCGCAACGGGGCTTATGGTAATTTTATCGAAATTGATCATGGAAATGGATTTTTGTCACGATATGGACACCTTTCCAAGATATTGGTGAAAAAAGGTGAGTTGGTGACGCTCGAACAAAAGATTGGCCTTATGGGGTCAACCGGCCGCAGCACCAGCCCACATTTGCATTATGAAATCTGGTTTAATGGAAAACCCATTAATCCGCAAAAAATATTCAAGGCATCAAATAATGTTCTCAAAATCCAACGACAAGAGTATGACAGCTAACACCATGACAAAACCAACCCGCCCTGTAAATTCCGCCCCTTCCATCATCGGCTCTGACGTAACCATTAAAGGCAACATCACCACAGTCGGTGAGATTCAACTTGATGGCGCTGTAGAAGGCGATGTCCGCAGTTCGTCATTGACCATCGGTGAACATGGATCGGTACAGGGCGTTGTTACAGCTGAAGAAGTCGTGGTCAAGGGCCAGATCAAGGGCCAGATTAAAGGTCGCAACATTCGTCTTGAAAAAACGGCCAAGGTCAACGGCGATCTGTTCCATGAAACCCTGAGCGTAGAAGCCGGCGCCTTTATTGAAGGCAGCCTGACTCACAAAAACAACGCGATGCAGGATAGTGCCCCGACCCTGAAGACGGCCGAGACGAAACCCACAGATATAAAACAGCCTGGTCAGAAAACCGCCTGAACTTTATTCGACATGCCAGACGTCTGATCCAGGCCTCATAAATCAGTAGAAGCTCCCGCACTTTAGCGGGGGCTTTTTTTATGTGGACTTGTCTTAATACATAAAGGCCCCGGAGAGAATATCTCCAGGGCCCTTGATTTAGAGTAGTCATTCTATGTTCTGCTCTAGGCAGCGCGGTTAGTTTTTACAGGTTTCCTTTTTGGCGAAAAGGTTTTTGTACCGCCGTTGTTTTTGACTTTAGGCCGATTGGGCTTGCCGGATTTCACCGTCGTCAATGTCTTCTTGCCACCCCGTATTTTCTTACTTGCGGCAGGCTTGTCTTCTACTTTTTTAAAGCTTTTCTTGACCCCGGTTTTGACGAAATCAGACTTGTCTTCTTTCTTGCTGTCAAACTTAGGCGGCTTGCCAAGCAACTTGCCCAGTACGGGATCGTCAGAAAACTGCTTGGCTTCCTGCCAAGGGTCATAACGCTGTGCTTCTTTTTTTACTGGCTTATCCTGACGAGGGCGGGTGGATTTGACCCGTGGTGCTGGACGGCGACCTTCGCGATCATCAAATTTCCGCTCGGCCCGTACAGGTCTGTCGTTATTGTCAAATTTACGCTCAGACCGCTCTGGTCTTGCGCCGTCATAGGACTTCCGTTCATCCCGATCCCGTGCGGGCTTGGCGTTATCATAGGCCTTGAACCGTCCGGCGTTAGGCCGATCTGCGCGTTCTTCACGGTTACCAGCGCCATCACGTTTGTTGTCGCGGAAACCCCGGTCAGGACGACTACCGTTTTTATCGCGGCTGAAGCCACCTTCCCGACGTGCACCAGGACGACCGGCGCGATCGCGGGAGAAACGTCCGCCGCCACCTTTGCCGCCGTTGCCTCTGCCGCGGGCGGCAATATCAATATGGTAGGCATGACTTGCGTCAACCTCGATCGGAATCTTGATCAGCTGCTCGATCTGAACCAGCAAGCGCATATCACTTGGGTCGCAGAAGGAGATCGCGATCCCTGCGGCGCCCGCGCGTCCGGTCCGGCCTACCCGGTGAACATAGTTTTCCGGCTCGATCGGCAGTTCATAGTTAATCACATGGGTGATGCCATCGACGTCAATACCGCGTGCCGCCACATCGGTGGCCACCAGAACATTGGTCCGGCCGCGACGGAAGTTCATCAGAATTTTTTCCCGCACCCGCTGGCGCTTGTCACCATGAATGGCGTCTGAGCGAATGCCTTTTTCATAAAGCGCATCAGAAAGCTCGTCAGCGCCGATTTTGGTCCGGGCAAACACGAGGGCTTTTTCCACACCTTCGCCGGCAAGAATATCGGCCAGCAAGGCGGCTTTATCTTTACGCGTCACATTCATCAGCTTATGGGAGATGGTGTCAGCAACCATGGTTTTCTTTTCAATTTCCACATAAACCGGATCGGTCAACAGGGATTTTGACAGGTTCCGTACCTTCTGATTCATGGTGGCGGAGAAGAAAATGGTTTGATGACTTTCCGGCAGGCTATCGGCAATATCCTGTACGTCGTCAATGAAGCCCATGTCGAGCATCCGGTCAGCTTCATCAAGGATGAAGGTTTCGGTGTCATTGAACTTGACGTTGTTGCGTTTGATATGGTCGATCAGACGCCCTGGTGTCGCCACCAGAATATCAACGCCGCGCCGCAGTTTATTGGTCTGTGGCGGATAAGGCTGTCCACCGGCCACCACGAGGCTGCTGATTTTAGAGCCTTTGGAGAAAGTCATGATGCATTGTTCAATCTGCATCGCCAGTTCACGGGTTGGCGCCAGGATCAGAACCTTTGGCATATTCTGCCGGGGCTTTGAATAATTGCTGATCAGCTTGTGAATGGTCGGCAGAGAGAAAGCAGCC
It encodes the following:
- a CDS encoding ferritin-like domain-containing protein, which encodes MPDLDNLGAAAIQVLSCADPRQKAAFSRRSAQAWREGKLAQIFPYLPSVSPARPDYPRLLKPQDMPKRRSGSNLGALLHAVTHIEFNAIDLAWDMVARFGADMPRAFCDDWVSVGDDEARHFTMMQDRLQAYDMTYGDLPAHDGLWQSALDTRHDLKARLAIVPLVLEARGLDVTPMMIKRFEKAADEKSAEALTTIYIEEVSHVAAGKKWFSYLCDRDNCPPVETYHHLVRRYFKGYVKPPFNEDARARAGLTAEFYKPLAPEGS
- a CDS encoding M23 family metallopeptidase, with amino-acid sequence MNFFHKIKALAARLFPERQLYFRTNGVVRFISISHNTQIFAASMVFALLIWSLLTSYSYLNRAEILAAKDMELAKTEQRYNDANQQFQALKQDIQSSTKALEQRQIYLQQLLDADSSLSSEIEAATQEKDAGGKGDEPGRKKTIPHEISFHTGGSTAIYDEHQKQLDNFKFSLNRIETQQQALAERMVGRISQKIAYVEKTLKQSGLAPSKLMQLAENRPSSMMAMGGPFILYSEQVNFDFSTDEPFAKLYAHHNHLIDLESVIQHIPIGMPTKKYYISSNFGVRKDPFKKTWARHSGVDMAGWWKNPIYASANGRVTKAGRNGAYGNFIEIDHGNGFLSRYGHLSKILVKKGELVTLEQKIGLMGSTGRSTSPHLHYEIWFNGKPINPQKIFKASNNVLKIQRQEYDS
- the bcp gene encoding thioredoxin-dependent thiol peroxidase, with translation MLETGQPAPDFSLPIETGETLSLNDFKGRKLVLYFYPKDSTPGCTTEAKDFTALKQEFTDANAVVIGASKDSLKRHQNFINKQDLSISLISDEEGVLCESYGVWILKKLYGREYMGIERATFLIDEKGTIRNIWHKVKVKGHAAAVLEAVKAL
- a CDS encoding bifunctional [glutamine synthetase] adenylyltransferase/[glutamine synthetase]-adenylyl-L-tyrosine phosphorylase, whose product is MIHSSLSVTSPSGQFFPKAGNPSLGTQRLADFLQVCSDQQVTDIKALINKNQQNHDLLCAIFANSPYLSRLLSKDPAFAARLLATESADLFQNILTELEQKVPQITDTALVSKTLRQAKAKVALITSFTDMAGVWSLNQVTRALTEFAELSVKLAVSHLLRVEMVKGNLALPPHLQDIPTDKLLASPDLARDTGYVVLAMGKMGGFELNYSSDIDLIVLFDNDIVDYTGRKTAQDLFIRLTRNLMKMIQERTADGYVFRTDLRLRPDPGATAIALSMEGAEIYYQSMGLNWERAAMIKARPVAGDLAAGDAFLDRIKSFVWRRHLDYVALEDIYAIKKLIHQHHGHKQIGFAGQDVKLGHGGIREIEFYAQIFQLIAGGREPELRIPATCDALNALVKNNKISPEDNEKLQSAYVYYRTLEHRLQMINDDQTHSLPETPEELDRVTRFMGYDDQKTFADDLQQHLHTVHDLFTDLLKESHQEEDQPDELLAFPPDIYNKTTIEVIKKAGFDEPQPIYDIMQKWLLGRYRSCRTERARGLLHTLIPDILFHFGKQTNRDVSFRKFDEFISRLPSGVQLFSFIKAQPWLLELLAEIIGMAPYLSDQLAKRPLLLDAVLNQGFFNENHAAADLINHLEGQLVIAKDFQDTLDITRKWANEQKFQCGVQILRNNITAQQAGHILSRVADVILRVMFERVREEFTRKHGQLKQVSFAILALGKLGGRELTTTSDLDLVFIYDSPVGNHMSDGSKPLSVNHYFARLSQQFINALTAMTGEGRLYEVDMRLRPSGNAGPIAVSLEGFEEYQTSQAWTWEHLALTRGRVIIGGQGLKDKINHIIANVLASDSRSPDDTLLHTADMREKLRAEFGTSNVWSVKHTRGGLVDIEFICQYLILRHGHACPDLITPNTLDQIDRLQRHGFIHQKEAVILQEACAFMQNLQVILRLCLGNATKPATMPQGLIDMLCDRFGLSTIDDLENTVRQMQVDVSRIFKELIEVPAKKIIVAQKETTASEGK
- a CDS encoding bactofilin family protein; this encodes MTKPTRPVNSAPSIIGSDVTIKGNITTVGEIQLDGAVEGDVRSSSLTIGEHGSVQGVVTAEEVVVKGQIKGQIKGRNIRLEKTAKVNGDLFHETLSVEAGAFIEGSLTHKNNAMQDSAPTLKTAETKPTDIKQPGQKTA